Proteins encoded in a region of the Sporocytophaga myxococcoides DSM 11118 genome:
- a CDS encoding response regulator produces MKKTILIADDSESVREVVSYTLINAGYEVLIGIDGEDALKYLNGKEIHLVLTDLHMPKMDGIALIKEIRSKPEYKFIPILFLTTESNASKKEEAKAAGATGWIVKPFVPEKLIETIQRVIR; encoded by the coding sequence ATGAAAAAAACGATTCTTATTGCGGATGACTCCGAGAGCGTAAGGGAAGTTGTAAGTTATACATTAATTAATGCAGGATATGAAGTGCTAATAGGAATTGACGGAGAAGATGCATTAAAATATCTTAACGGCAAGGAAATTCATCTGGTATTGACGGATCTCCATATGCCTAAGATGGATGGTATAGCACTTATAAAAGAAATAAGATCGAAGCCTGAATATAAATTTATCCCTATCCTATTTCTCACCACGGAATCCAATGCTTCTAAAAAAGAAGAGGCAAAAGCTGCTGGTGCAACCGGTTGGATTGTTAAGCCTTTTGTGCCCGAGAAACTTATAGAAACGATTCAGAGGGTAATAAGATAA
- a CDS encoding GAF domain-containing protein: MSFGKRQVIISVLYISACLILYVTQDYYKEIRERCNKIQITSEKEEITLELQKYIPTNYFSNTAKEFSETANGINHLRFFINDNLINTISEIKNLHLDIQNTLLLAKNNNELLADNERIEVLKSKLKILTSLLSEVNSQIQLAENILFIFFIISIIFIANISQISFANRIKKEIIKISATLDTLAKGDICKTEAIDLNEFKDIHIAINIIIENQTKLASFAERIGDGNYQMHYEKLGQNDKIGIALLGMCDKLQKVNAEEKRRNWANEGFAKFSDILRNESNEKSLSDKLLVSLIKYINANQGTIYLIREEGEKQILKLISSYAWDRMKHEERNIDIGEGLIGQAAIEREHVYLTDIPENFIRITSGLGEALPSSVLIMPLCNNTNILGVMEFAFFRKLEKYEIEFLEKIATSIATTISSVKTNEQTFKLLEESRHLTQEMKLQEGELIKQAEELMSKEETLLRSMKELEAVKGTLSDKLEEAKEEMKQQIKEIEIEKLKNEGILEGCVDAVITFDKKGTVEFFNKASEEIFGYKRNEVLGRNINELINLYLDENNGDYYAFYIENSNSKKPISIRTEISVKSKTSGEIPVLITLSKTVIESKFYFTVFIQSIAVELF, from the coding sequence ATGAGCTTCGGCAAAAGACAGGTAATCATATCAGTTCTATATATATCTGCATGTTTAATTTTATACGTTACCCAAGATTATTACAAAGAGATTAGAGAAAGATGCAATAAAATTCAAATAACATCTGAAAAAGAAGAAATCACTCTAGAACTTCAAAAATATATACCAACCAACTATTTCAGCAACACTGCCAAAGAATTTTCAGAGACAGCAAATGGAATAAATCATTTACGATTTTTCATAAATGACAATCTGATCAATACAATATCTGAAATAAAAAATCTCCATCTGGATATTCAGAACACCTTATTACTTGCTAAAAACAATAACGAACTTTTAGCAGATAATGAAAGAATTGAAGTTTTAAAATCAAAACTTAAAATCCTTACAAGTCTTCTATCAGAAGTAAACTCCCAAATTCAATTAGCAGAAAATATCCTGTTTATATTCTTTATAATTTCAATAATATTTATTGCAAATATTTCACAGATTTCATTTGCCAACAGAATAAAAAAGGAAATCATAAAAATTTCTGCAACTCTAGATACGCTTGCTAAGGGAGACATTTGCAAAACTGAAGCAATTGATTTAAATGAGTTTAAAGATATTCATATAGCAATAAATATCATTATTGAAAATCAAACAAAGCTGGCTTCCTTTGCAGAAAGAATCGGAGATGGAAATTACCAGATGCATTATGAAAAACTTGGTCAGAATGATAAAATAGGAATTGCTTTACTTGGAATGTGTGACAAACTTCAAAAAGTAAACGCAGAAGAAAAAAGAAGAAATTGGGCTAATGAAGGTTTTGCAAAATTTTCTGATATACTAAGAAATGAAAGTAATGAAAAATCTTTGTCAGACAAGTTACTTGTTTCTCTAATAAAATATATCAATGCTAATCAAGGCACTATTTATCTTATACGAGAAGAAGGAGAAAAACAGATTCTTAAACTTATTTCATCCTATGCATGGGATAGAATGAAACATGAAGAAAGGAATATAGATATAGGTGAAGGATTAATTGGTCAAGCCGCCATTGAAAGAGAGCATGTATATTTAACTGACATTCCTGAAAACTTTATCCGCATAACATCAGGACTTGGAGAGGCTCTTCCCTCCAGTGTTTTGATTATGCCATTATGCAATAACACAAATATATTAGGTGTAATGGAATTTGCCTTTTTCAGAAAACTGGAAAAATATGAAATAGAGTTTTTGGAAAAAATTGCAACCAGCATTGCAACAACAATATCTTCCGTTAAAACAAATGAACAGACGTTCAAATTACTTGAAGAATCAAGGCACCTGACTCAGGAAATGAAACTTCAGGAAGGAGAACTCATTAAGCAAGCAGAAGAATTAATGTCAAAAGAGGAAACACTCCTTAGAAGCATGAAAGAGCTGGAAGCTGTGAAAGGTACCTTAAGTGACAAACTGGAAGAAGCAAAAGAAGAGATGAAACAACAGATCAAGGAAATAGAAATTGAAAAACTTAAGAATGAAGGAATCCTTGAAGGTTGTGTTGACGCTGTTATAACCTTTGACAAAAAAGGAACAGTAGAGTTTTTCAATAAGGCTTCGGAAGAAATTTTCGGATATAAACGTAACGAGGTATTAGGAAGAAACATCAATGAGCTAATCAATCTTTATTTAGATGAGAATAATGGCGATTATTACGCATTTTATATTGAAAATAGCAATTCGAAAAAGCCTATCAGCATAAGAACTGAAATCTCAGTTAAAAGCAAAACATCCGGTGAAATCCCAGTATTAATAACTTTATCAAAAACTGTTATAGAAAGTAAATTCTACTTTACTGTCTTTATACAAAGTATAGCAGTGGAGCTATTCTGA
- a CDS encoding arylsulfatase — MSTSSRLVALLLLLSCTAVKFPEKIITEVTTDDKPNIIIILADDMGFSDLGCYGSEIPTPNLDKLANQGLRMTNFYNAGRCCPSRASILTGLYPHQAGIGDMLQNKGSYAYQGFLSDSCVTIAQLLKQAGYHTITSGKWHVGTSPSALAHNRGFDKSFCMLNNGSSYFKNGPLYNDGRTVTFMQNGRVINRDTNYYLTQNITDFALNAIEEQKNNKNPFFLYLTYTAPHWPIQAPEEDIQLFRGKYLIGWDSIREYRLKKQIKEKIFYKNIKLTSRYYKVLQWDNVNENDRNLWDLRMSIYAAMIYRMDKGIGEILQKLQDTGEDKNTLIIFLSDNGGSGDEVQKDNLVIQRNGTPGTGDYIDSYQKNWGNASNTPFSMFKKNMHEGGISTPFIAYYPGVIKPGQINHSTGHIINILPTCLELAKIKYPQSLNGTPLKQPEGKSMTNIFKGATSGNDTLYWEHEGNKAIRVVDWKLVYEMDQNEWELYDLKTDRSETNNLSDKYPEKVKQLKAAHDKWCSKVGVVDWTLIK, encoded by the coding sequence ATGAGTACAAGTTCTCGATTAGTTGCATTATTATTACTGTTGTCTTGCACAGCAGTTAAATTCCCAGAAAAAATAATTACTGAAGTCACGACAGATGACAAACCTAATATAATTATCATTCTGGCGGACGATATGGGATTTTCTGATCTTGGTTGCTATGGTTCTGAAATCCCGACACCCAATCTGGATAAACTAGCCAATCAAGGATTACGCATGACTAACTTTTACAATGCAGGCCGTTGTTGTCCATCTCGAGCATCTATCCTTACCGGACTTTATCCTCATCAAGCAGGAATCGGTGATATGCTTCAAAATAAAGGGTCTTATGCTTACCAGGGTTTTCTAAGTGATAGCTGCGTTACAATAGCTCAGTTATTGAAACAGGCAGGTTATCATACTATCACCTCAGGAAAATGGCATGTAGGTACCTCCCCATCTGCCCTTGCACATAACAGAGGCTTTGACAAGTCTTTCTGTATGTTGAATAACGGAAGCAGTTATTTTAAAAATGGACCGTTGTATAATGATGGAAGAACTGTCACCTTTATGCAAAATGGTCGGGTGATAAACAGAGATACCAACTATTACCTCACACAAAATATTACAGACTTTGCTTTAAATGCAATTGAAGAACAGAAGAATAACAAAAATCCTTTCTTCTTATATCTCACATACACGGCTCCTCACTGGCCAATACAAGCTCCTGAAGAAGACATCCAATTATTCAGAGGCAAATACCTGATTGGTTGGGATTCTATTAGAGAATATAGATTAAAAAAACAAATCAAAGAAAAGATCTTCTACAAGAATATAAAACTTACTTCACGCTACTACAAAGTTCTTCAATGGGATAATGTCAATGAAAACGATAGAAATTTATGGGACTTGCGCATGTCCATCTATGCTGCCATGATCTATAGGATGGACAAAGGAATCGGAGAAATCCTACAAAAGCTCCAGGATACTGGTGAAGATAAGAATACATTGATCATTTTCTTATCAGATAATGGCGGCAGTGGAGATGAAGTACAAAAAGATAATCTTGTAATTCAAAGAAACGGAACTCCGGGAACAGGTGACTATATTGACAGCTATCAAAAAAACTGGGGTAATGCAAGTAATACGCCATTTTCAATGTTTAAAAAGAACATGCATGAAGGAGGTATTTCTACTCCATTTATAGCATATTATCCAGGAGTAATTAAACCAGGGCAGATTAACCATTCAACGGGTCATATCATTAATATCTTACCTACATGTTTAGAATTGGCGAAAATAAAATACCCACAGTCACTTAATGGTACCCCTTTAAAACAACCCGAAGGCAAAAGTATGACTAATATCTTTAAAGGAGCAACGTCAGGAAACGATACTTTGTACTGGGAGCATGAAGGAAACAAAGCTATAAGAGTTGTAGATTGGAAGCTTGTGTACGAGATGGACCAGAACGAATGGGAACTCTACGATTTAAAAACGGACAGGTCAGAAACTAATAATCTATCAGATAAATATCCAGAGAAAGTAAAACAACTAAAAGCTGCTCATGATAAATGGTGTTCCAAAGTTGGAGTTGTTGACTGGACATTGATAAAATGA